A genomic stretch from Enterobacter oligotrophicus includes:
- the moeB gene encoding molybdopterin-synthase adenylyltransferase MoeB, whose translation MTVELSDQEMLRYNRQIVLRGFDFEGQEALKAASVLVVGLGGLGCAAAQYLAAAGVGRMTLLDFDTVSVSNLQRQTLHSDATLGQPKVGSARETLTRINPNVQFTLINALLDDEALFAQIAQHDLVLDCTDNVTIRNQLNAGCFAHKTPLVSGAAIRMEGQISVFTYAEGEPCYRCLSRLFGENALTCVEAGVMAPLVGVIGSLQAMEAIKVLAHYGTPAAGKIVMYDAMTCQFREMKLMRNPGCEVCSQ comes from the coding sequence ATGACGGTGGAACTGAGCGACCAGGAGATGCTGCGCTATAACCGCCAGATTGTGTTGCGCGGTTTTGATTTCGAAGGACAGGAAGCACTCAAGGCGGCCAGCGTGCTGGTGGTCGGGCTTGGCGGTCTGGGCTGCGCTGCCGCGCAATATCTTGCCGCGGCGGGCGTGGGCAGGATGACGCTGCTGGATTTTGATACCGTATCGGTGTCCAACCTGCAGCGCCAGACGCTGCACAGCGACGCGACCCTCGGCCAGCCGAAAGTGGGATCTGCGCGCGAGACGTTAACGCGCATCAACCCCAACGTTCAGTTCACCCTGATTAACGCCCTGCTGGATGACGAGGCGCTGTTTGCACAGATTGCGCAGCACGATCTGGTGCTGGACTGTACCGATAACGTCACCATTCGCAACCAGCTGAACGCCGGCTGTTTTGCTCATAAAACGCCGCTGGTTTCCGGCGCGGCGATCCGCATGGAGGGGCAAATCAGCGTCTTTACTTACGCCGAGGGCGAGCCGTGCTATCGCTGCCTGAGCCGTCTGTTTGGCGAGAACGCCCTGACCTGCGTGGAAGCGGGCGTCATGGCACCGTTAGTCGGCGTGATTGGCTCGTTACAGGCGATGGAAGCGATCAAGGTACTGGCGCATTACGGCACGCCAGCGGCGGGGAAAATCGTGATGTATGACGCGATGACCTGCCAGTTCCGCGAGATGAAGCTGATGCGCAATCCGGGATGTGAGGTTTGTAGTCAGTAA
- the moeA gene encoding molybdopterin molybdotransferase MoeA translates to MDFTAGLMPLETALTQMLDRISPLQDHETLPLARCFGRIAARDIVSPLNVPGFDNSAMDGYAVRLADIQTGQALPVAGKAFAGQPFHGEWPAGTCVRIMTGAPVPAGCDAVVMQEETEQTDNGVRFTASVNAGQNIRRAGEDITLGATVFAAGQKLTVAELPVLASLGIAEIDVIRKVRVAVFSTGDELQLPGQPLQDGQIYDTNRLAVHLMLEQLGCEVINLGIIPDDPEKLRAAFIEADKFADVVISSGGVSVGEADYTKTMLEELGEIAFWKLAIKPGKPFAFGKLAQSWFCGLPGNPVSAALTFYQLVLPLLAKLSGNNASPLPERQRVRAATRLKKSPGRLDFQRGILARNADGELEVRTTGHQGSHIFSSFSQGNCFIVLERERGNVEAGEWVEVERFNHLFGG, encoded by the coding sequence ATGGATTTTACCGCCGGACTGATGCCGCTTGAGACGGCACTCACGCAGATGCTCGACCGCATTTCCCCGCTGCAGGACCACGAGACGCTGCCGTTAGCGCGTTGTTTTGGTCGCATCGCCGCACGCGATATCGTCTCCCCGCTTAATGTGCCAGGGTTCGATAACTCGGCGATGGACGGTTATGCAGTGCGCCTGGCGGATATCCAGACGGGCCAGGCGCTACCTGTGGCGGGTAAAGCGTTTGCCGGACAGCCGTTTCACGGCGAATGGCCGGCAGGCACCTGCGTGCGCATCATGACCGGCGCGCCGGTTCCGGCAGGCTGCGATGCCGTGGTGATGCAGGAAGAGACCGAACAGACTGACAACGGCGTGCGTTTTACCGCCAGCGTCAACGCGGGCCAGAACATCCGCCGCGCGGGCGAAGACATTACTCTCGGCGCAACGGTGTTTGCCGCCGGACAGAAGCTGACGGTGGCCGAGCTGCCGGTGCTGGCGTCGCTTGGTATCGCTGAAATCGACGTCATCCGCAAGGTGCGCGTGGCGGTCTTTTCCACCGGTGACGAACTGCAACTGCCGGGCCAGCCGCTACAGGACGGCCAGATTTACGACACCAATCGTCTGGCGGTTCACCTGATGCTCGAACAACTGGGCTGCGAAGTGATTAACCTGGGCATTATTCCTGATGACCCGGAAAAACTGCGCGCGGCCTTTATTGAAGCGGATAAATTCGCCGACGTGGTGATCAGCTCCGGCGGCGTCTCCGTGGGGGAAGCGGATTACACCAAAACGATGCTTGAGGAGCTGGGCGAAATTGCTTTCTGGAAGCTCGCCATCAAACCGGGCAAACCGTTCGCCTTTGGCAAGCTGGCGCAAAGCTGGTTCTGCGGCCTGCCGGGTAACCCGGTCTCGGCAGCACTCACCTTCTACCAGCTGGTGCTGCCGCTGCTGGCGAAACTTTCAGGCAACAACGCCAGCCCGCTGCCGGAACGCCAGCGCGTGCGCGCCGCAACGCGCCTGAAAAAATCGCCGGGCCGTCTCGATTTCCAGCGCGGTATTCTGGCGCGCAACGCCGATGGCGAGCTGGAAGTGCGCACCACGGGCCACCAGGGTTCGCACATTTTCAGCTCCTTCAGCCAGGGCAACTGTTTTATCGTGCTGGAGCGCGAGCGCGGCAACGTAGAAGCCGGTGAATGGGTTGAGGTGGAGCGCTTTAACCACCTGTTTGGAGGCTGA
- the iaaA gene encoding beta-aspartyl-peptidase has product MVNAVIAIHGGAGAITRAQLSPEQEKRYIDALYAIVETGQRMLEAGESALDVVTEAVRLLEECPLFNAGIGSVFTRDETHEMDACVMDGITLNAGAVAGVSHLRNPVLAARLVMEQSPHVLLTGAGAEAFACQHGMESVSPDTFSTPERYQQLLEARSAGVAQLDHAAPLDERSKMGTVGAVALDKAGNLAAATSTGGMTNKLPGRVGDSPLPGAGCYANNATAAVSCTGSGEVFIRALAAYDITALMDYGGLSLAEACERVVMEKLPALGGVGGLIAVDREGNVALPFNSEGMYRAWGYAGDEPSTGIYRE; this is encoded by the coding sequence ATGGTTAATGCGGTAATCGCAATTCATGGTGGTGCCGGGGCAATCACCCGTGCGCAGCTCAGCCCTGAGCAGGAGAAGCGCTACATTGACGCGCTGTATGCCATTGTGGAAACAGGCCAGCGGATGCTGGAGGCGGGCGAAAGCGCGCTGGACGTGGTCACCGAGGCGGTACGCCTGCTGGAAGAGTGTCCGTTATTTAATGCGGGGATCGGCTCGGTTTTTACCCGCGATGAAACGCACGAGATGGATGCCTGCGTGATGGACGGTATTACCCTTAACGCGGGAGCCGTCGCAGGCGTAAGCCATCTGCGTAATCCTGTGCTGGCGGCGCGTCTGGTGATGGAGCAGAGCCCGCACGTACTGCTGACGGGGGCGGGCGCAGAAGCATTTGCCTGTCAGCATGGCATGGAATCCGTTTCACCCGATACGTTTTCGACGCCGGAGCGTTACCAGCAACTGCTGGAAGCGCGTTCGGCGGGCGTTGCGCAGCTTGATCACGCCGCGCCGCTGGATGAGCGCAGCAAAATGGGCACGGTAGGGGCGGTGGCGCTCGATAAAGCGGGTAACCTTGCTGCTGCGACCTCGACGGGCGGTATGACCAACAAATTGCCGGGGCGCGTTGGAGACAGCCCGCTACCGGGGGCCGGATGTTATGCCAATAACGCCACCGCTGCGGTGTCGTGTACCGGTTCGGGGGAAGTGTTTATCCGCGCGCTGGCCGCGTATGACATTACCGCACTGATGGATTACGGCGGGCTCAGTCTGGCCGAGGCCTGTGAACGCGTGGTGATGGAAAAATTACCCGCGCTGGGCGGCGTCGGCGGGCTAATTGCCGTCGACCGCGAGGGCAACGTGGCCTTGCCGTTCAACAGTGAAGGCATGTACCGCGCGTGGGGTTATGCCGGTGATGAGCCCAGTACGGGGATCTATCGTGAATAA
- the gsiA gene encoding glutathione ABC transporter ATP-binding protein GsiA translates to MPHSEELDSREVLAVHQLNIAFQEERQFVPAVQNLSFSLNRGETLAIVGESGSGKSVTALSLMRLLEQTGGQVTCGKILLRRRNRQVIDIGEMSASQMQSVRGADIAMIFQEPMTSLNPVFPVGEQIAESIRLHQGLSGDEALNEARRMLELVRIPEAQSILARYPHQLSGGMRQRVMIAMALSCRPAVLIADEPTTALDVTIQAQILQLIKVLQQEMEMGVIFITHDMGVVADIADRVLVMHQGNAVETGSVEQIFHAPVHPYTKALLAAVPRLGAMNGSDLPRRFPLTAQEAETEQDTVVPGKPILEVRDLVTRFPLRSGILNRVKREVHAVENVSFDLWPGETLALVGESGCGKSTTGRALLRLVESQEGSITFNGERIDTLPESKLQAVRRDIQFIFQDPYASLDPRHTVGYSIMEPLRVHNLLDGEAAQCRVAWLLERVGLKPEHAWRYPHEFSGGQRQRICIARALALNPKVVIADESVSALDVSIRAQIINLLLDLQRDMGIAFLFISHDMAVVERISHRVAVMYMGQIVEIGPRRAVFENPQHPYTRKLMAAVPVADPAHRHAQRVLLQDEMPSNIRKRGESMERVTLREVGPGHFVAPPRQDNAFSRL, encoded by the coding sequence GTGCCGCACAGTGAAGAGCTGGACAGCCGGGAAGTGCTGGCGGTCCATCAACTGAATATTGCGTTTCAGGAAGAGCGGCAGTTCGTTCCCGCAGTACAGAATTTATCGTTTTCGCTCAATCGCGGCGAAACGCTGGCGATTGTCGGTGAGTCTGGATCGGGTAAATCAGTCACTGCGCTGTCGCTGATGCGCCTGCTCGAACAGACCGGTGGACAGGTGACGTGCGGCAAAATACTGCTGCGCCGCCGTAACCGTCAGGTGATTGATATCGGCGAAATGAGCGCCTCGCAGATGCAGAGCGTGCGCGGGGCAGATATCGCGATGATCTTTCAGGAACCGATGACGTCGCTGAACCCGGTCTTTCCGGTGGGTGAGCAGATCGCGGAGTCGATCCGCCTGCACCAGGGGCTGAGCGGCGATGAGGCGCTCAACGAAGCCAGACGAATGCTGGAGCTGGTGCGTATTCCGGAGGCGCAGTCGATTTTAGCGCGCTATCCGCACCAGCTTTCCGGCGGCATGCGTCAGCGCGTGATGATTGCGATGGCGCTTTCGTGCCGTCCGGCAGTGCTGATCGCCGATGAACCAACCACGGCGCTGGACGTGACGATTCAGGCGCAGATCCTGCAGCTGATCAAAGTGCTGCAGCAGGAGATGGAGATGGGGGTGATCTTTATCACCCATGATATGGGCGTGGTGGCGGATATCGCCGATCGCGTACTGGTGATGCACCAGGGGAACGCCGTGGAGACGGGCAGCGTTGAGCAAATTTTCCATGCCCCGGTTCACCCCTACACCAAAGCGCTGCTGGCGGCGGTTCCGCGTCTTGGCGCGATGAACGGCAGTGATTTACCGCGACGTTTTCCGCTGACTGCGCAGGAAGCTGAAACCGAACAGGATACCGTGGTGCCGGGCAAGCCGATTCTGGAAGTGCGCGATCTGGTCACCCGTTTTCCCCTGCGCAGTGGGATTTTGAATCGTGTGAAGCGCGAAGTGCATGCGGTGGAAAACGTCAGTTTTGATTTATGGCCAGGCGAAACGCTGGCGCTGGTGGGGGAGTCAGGCTGTGGAAAATCCACCACCGGACGGGCGTTACTCAGGCTGGTGGAGTCTCAGGAGGGGAGCATCACCTTTAACGGTGAGCGTATTGATACCCTGCCGGAGAGCAAGCTGCAGGCGGTGCGCCGGGATATTCAGTTTATTTTCCAGGACCCGTATGCGTCCCTCGATCCGCGCCACACGGTGGGGTACTCGATCATGGAGCCGCTGCGGGTGCACAACCTGCTCGACGGCGAGGCGGCACAGTGTCGTGTTGCCTGGCTGCTGGAGCGCGTGGGGCTGAAGCCGGAACACGCCTGGCGCTATCCGCACGAGTTTTCTGGCGGACAACGGCAGCGTATTTGCATTGCGCGCGCGCTGGCGCTGAACCCGAAAGTGGTGATAGCGGATGAGTCCGTTTCGGCGCTGGATGTCTCTATCCGGGCGCAGATCATTAATTTATTGCTCGATTTACAGCGAGATATGGGGATCGCATTTCTGTTTATCTCGCACGATATGGCGGTTGTGGAACGCATTAGCCATCGCGTGGCGGTGATGTACATGGGGCAGATTGTAGAAATTGGCCCCCGGCGGGCGGTGTTTGAAAACCCGCAGCACCCGTACACCCGTAAGCTGATGGCCGCCGTACCGGTCGCCGATCCGGCGCATCGTCACGCCCAGCGCGTATTGTTGCAGGATGAAATGCCGAGCAATATTCGTAAGCGGGGCGAAAGCATGGAGCGTGTGACGCTGCGTGAGGTCGGCCCTGGTCATTTTGTCGCACCACCGCGCCAGGACAATGCATTCTCGCGGTTATAA
- the gsiB gene encoding glutathione ABC transporter substrate-binding protein GsiB, with translation MVKFVARTWLLAASVTAALAAAPAFAAKDVVVAVGSNFTTLDPYDANDTLSQAVAKSFYQGLFGLDKEMKLKNVLAESYTVSDDGLVYTIKLRTGVKFQDGTDFNAEAVKANLDRASNPENSLKRYNLYKNIASTEAVDPATVKITLKEPFSAFINILAHPATAMISPAALKKYGKEIGFHPVGTGPYELLTWNQTDFVKVKKFAGYWQKGLPKLDTITWRPVVDNNTRAAMLQTGEAQFAFPIPYEQAALLSKNSKLELVASPSIMQRYISMNVTQKPFDNPKVREAINYAINRQALVKVAFAGYATPATGVLPPAIQYSQRYQPWPYDPAKARELLKEAGFPNGFSTTLWSSHNHSTAQKVLQFTQQQLAQVGIKAQVTAMDAGQRAAEVEGKGQKESGVRMFYTGWTASTGEADWALSPLFASQNWPPTLFNTAFYSNPQVDKALADALKTTKPEEKARLYKEAQDIIWKESPWVPLVVEKLVSAHNKALTGFYIMPDTGFSFDDADLK, from the coding sequence ATGGTTAAATTTGTTGCTCGTACATGGCTGTTAGCCGCGAGCGTGACGGCAGCCCTGGCCGCAGCCCCCGCGTTCGCTGCCAAAGATGTGGTTGTGGCGGTTGGGTCTAATTTCACCACGCTGGACCCGTATGACGCGAACGACACGTTGTCGCAGGCGGTAGCAAAATCGTTCTACCAGGGGCTTTTTGGCCTGGATAAAGAGATGAAGCTGAAAAACGTGCTGGCGGAAAGCTATACCGTTTCGGACGACGGGCTGGTCTATACCATCAAACTTCGAACCGGCGTGAAGTTCCAGGACGGCACCGACTTTAACGCGGAAGCGGTGAAGGCGAACCTTGACCGTGCCAGCAACCCGGAAAACAGCCTCAAGCGTTATAATCTCTATAAAAATATCGCCAGCACTGAAGCCGTAGACCCGGCGACCGTGAAGATCACTCTGAAAGAGCCGTTCTCGGCGTTTATTAATATTCTCGCGCACCCGGCCACGGCGATGATCTCCCCGGCCGCGCTGAAAAAATACGGCAAAGAGATCGGCTTCCATCCGGTCGGGACCGGCCCGTATGAGCTGCTCACCTGGAACCAGACTGATTTTGTGAAGGTGAAGAAATTCGCCGGTTACTGGCAGAAGGGCCTGCCGAAGCTGGACACCATCACCTGGCGTCCGGTCGTTGATAACAACACCCGTGCGGCGATGTTGCAAACCGGCGAAGCGCAGTTTGCCTTCCCGATCCCTTATGAGCAGGCGGCGCTGCTGTCGAAAAACAGCAAGCTGGAGCTGGTCGCCAGCCCGTCCATCATGCAGCGCTATATCAGTATGAACGTCACGCAAAAACCGTTTGATAACCCTAAAGTGCGTGAAGCCATCAACTATGCGATCAACCGTCAGGCACTGGTGAAGGTAGCTTTTGCGGGCTACGCAACGCCGGCGACCGGGGTTCTGCCGCCAGCGATTCAATACTCTCAGCGTTATCAGCCGTGGCCTTACGATCCGGCCAAAGCGCGTGAACTGCTGAAAGAGGCGGGTTTCCCGAACGGATTTAGCACCACGCTCTGGTCGTCGCATAATCACAGCACCGCCCAGAAGGTGCTGCAGTTCACCCAGCAGCAGCTGGCGCAGGTAGGGATTAAAGCGCAGGTGACGGCCATGGATGCCGGACAGCGTGCCGCCGAAGTTGAAGGCAAAGGGCAGAAAGAGAGCGGCGTGCGGATGTTCTATACCGGCTGGACGGCATCAACCGGTGAAGCGGACTGGGCGCTGTCGCCGCTGTTTGCGTCCCAGAACTGGCCGCCAACGCTGTTCAACACCGCCTTCTACAGCAACCCGCAGGTGGATAAAGCACTGGCCGATGCGCTGAAAACGACGAAGCCTGAAGAGAAAGCGCGCCTGTATAAAGAGGCGCAGGATATCATCTGGAAAGAGTCGCCGTGGGTGCCGCTGGTGGTGGAGAAGCTGGTGTCGGCGCATAACAAAGCGCTGACCGGGTTCTATATCATGCCGGACACGGGCTTCAGCTTCGATGACGCGGATTTAAAATAA
- the gsiC gene encoding glutathione ABC transporter permease GsiC, protein MLNYVCKRLLGLIPTLLIVAVLVFLFVHMLPGDPARLVAGSDADATVIELVRKQLGLDQPLYKQFLHYICNVLQGDFGTSMVSRRPVSEEIASRFMPTFWLTITSMAWAVLFGLAAGIVAAIWRNRWPDKLGMALAVTGISFPAFALGMLLMQIFSVELGWLPTVGADTWKHYILPSVTLGAAVAAVMARFTRASFVDVLSEDYIRTARAKGVSEKWVVLKHGFRNAMIPVVTMMGLQFGFLLGGSIVVEKVFNWPGLGRLLVDSVEMRDYPVIQAEVLLFSLEFILINLVVDVLYAAINPAIRYK, encoded by the coding sequence ATGCTGAATTATGTTTGTAAACGCCTGCTGGGGCTTATCCCGACGCTGCTGATTGTGGCGGTGCTGGTGTTTTTATTTGTCCATATGCTGCCCGGCGATCCGGCGCGGCTGGTTGCCGGTTCCGATGCGGACGCGACAGTCATTGAACTGGTGCGCAAACAACTGGGCCTCGACCAGCCTTTGTATAAGCAGTTTTTGCACTATATCTGCAACGTGTTGCAGGGCGATTTTGGGACGTCGATGGTCTCCCGTCGTCCGGTTTCGGAAGAGATTGCCAGCCGCTTTATGCCAACATTCTGGTTAACCATTACCAGCATGGCCTGGGCGGTGTTGTTTGGCCTTGCTGCCGGAATTGTGGCGGCAATCTGGCGCAACCGCTGGCCGGATAAGCTCGGCATGGCGCTGGCCGTGACCGGTATCTCCTTCCCGGCGTTTGCGCTTGGGATGTTGCTGATGCAGATTTTCTCGGTGGAGTTAGGCTGGCTTCCGACCGTCGGGGCCGATACCTGGAAGCACTACATTCTGCCTTCAGTAACTCTGGGCGCGGCCGTGGCGGCGGTGATGGCCCGCTTTACCCGCGCCTCGTTTGTTGACGTGCTGAGCGAAGATTATATCCGCACCGCGCGGGCGAAAGGGGTGAGTGAAAAATGGGTGGTTCTCAAGCACGGTTTTCGCAATGCGATGATCCCGGTGGTAACAATGATGGGGCTGCAGTTCGGCTTCCTGCTGGGCGGCTCTATCGTGGTGGAAAAGGTCTTTAACTGGCCGGGGCTGGGGCGTCTGCTGGTGGACTCGGTCGAAATGCGTGATTACCCGGTCATTCAGGCGGAAGTTCTGCTTTTCTCGCTGGAGTTTATTCTTATCAATTTAGTGGTGGATGTGCTCTACGCCGCCATTAACCCGGCCATCAGGTATAAGTAA
- the gsiD gene encoding glutathione ABC transporter permease GsiD has translation MRLLNWRRQAIVNAMPGLKPDHIRTPWVEFWRRFRRQPVAMTAGLFVLLLIVVAVIAPWVAPFDAENYFDYDRLNDGPSMLHWFGVDSLGRDIFSRVLVGARISLAAGVFAVLIGAIIGTVLGLVAGYYEGWWDRIIMRVCDVLFAFPGILLAIAVVAIMGSGMANVIIAVAVFSIPAFARLVRGNTLVLKQQTFIESARSMGASDATILFSHILPGTVSSIVVYFTMRIGVSIISAASLSFLGLGAQPPTPEWGAMLNEARADMVIAPHVAIFPSLAIFLTVLAFNLLGDGLRDALDPRIKG, from the coding sequence ATGCGATTGTTGAACTGGCGTCGCCAGGCCATTGTAAACGCTATGCCGGGGCTTAAGCCGGACCACATCCGCACGCCGTGGGTTGAGTTCTGGCGGCGCTTTCGTCGCCAGCCGGTGGCTATGACGGCGGGGCTTTTTGTTCTGCTGCTGATTGTGGTGGCAGTTATCGCCCCGTGGGTGGCTCCGTTTGATGCTGAAAACTACTTTGATTATGACCGTCTGAACGACGGACCGTCGATGCTGCACTGGTTTGGCGTGGATTCGCTCGGGCGCGATATCTTCAGCCGTGTGCTGGTAGGGGCACGGATCTCGCTGGCGGCCGGGGTCTTTGCGGTATTGATTGGCGCAATCATTGGGACGGTACTCGGTCTTGTCGCCGGGTATTACGAGGGCTGGTGGGACCGCATTATCATGCGCGTGTGTGACGTGCTGTTTGCGTTTCCCGGTATTCTGCTGGCGATTGCCGTCGTCGCCATTATGGGGAGCGGCATGGCGAATGTGATCATCGCCGTGGCGGTCTTTTCCATTCCGGCGTTCGCCCGCCTGGTGCGCGGTAACACGCTGGTGCTCAAGCAGCAGACGTTTATTGAGTCGGCGCGCAGCATGGGAGCCAGCGATGCCACGATCCTGTTCAGCCATATTCTGCCGGGTACGGTATCGTCAATCGTGGTCTATTTTACGATGCGTATCGGGGTGTCGATTATCTCGGCGGCCAGCCTGTCGTTTCTGGGGCTGGGGGCGCAGCCACCGACGCCAGAGTGGGGCGCGATGCTGAACGAGGCAAGAGCGGATATGGTGATTGCGCCGCACGTAGCGATATTCCCGAGCCTGGCGATTTTCTTGACCGTGCTGGCGTTTAATCTGCTGGGAGACGGGCTGCGCGATGCGCTGGACCCGAGGATTAAGGGGTAG
- the rimO gene encoding 30S ribosomal protein S12 methylthiotransferase RimO, protein MSNVTHQPKIGFVSLGCPKNLVDSERILTELRTEGYDVVPSYDNADMVIVNTCGFIDSAVQESLEAIGEALTENGKVIVTGCLGAKVDQIREVHPKVLEITGPHSYEQVLEHVHHYVPKPKHNPFLSLVPEQGVKLTPRHYAYLKISEGCNHRCTFCIIPSMRGDLVSRPIGEVLAEAKRLADAGVKELLVISQDTSAYGVDVKHRSGFHNGEPVKTSMVGLCEQLSKLGIWTRLHYVYPYPHVDDVIPLMAEGKILPYLDIPLQHASPRILKLMKRPGSVDRQLARIKQWREICPDLTLRSTFIVGFPGETEEDFQMLLDFLKEARLDRVGCFKYSPVEGATANELADQVPEEIKEARWNRFMQLQQQISAERLQEKVGREILVIIDEVDEEGAIGRSMADAPEIDGAVYLNGETNVKPGDIIRVKVENADEYDLWGSRV, encoded by the coding sequence ATGAGCAATGTTACCCACCAGCCGAAAATCGGCTTCGTCTCCCTGGGCTGCCCGAAAAACCTGGTGGATTCTGAACGCATCCTGACCGAACTTCGTACCGAAGGCTATGACGTGGTGCCAAGCTACGACAACGCCGACATGGTGATCGTCAATACCTGTGGCTTTATCGACAGTGCGGTACAGGAGTCTCTGGAAGCCATCGGTGAAGCGCTAACGGAAAACGGCAAAGTAATTGTGACCGGGTGCCTGGGCGCTAAAGTGGATCAGATCCGCGAAGTACACCCGAAGGTACTGGAAATCACCGGCCCGCACAGCTACGAGCAGGTGCTGGAACACGTGCACCACTACGTGCCAAAACCAAAGCACAACCCGTTCCTCAGCCTGGTGCCGGAACAGGGCGTTAAGCTGACGCCGCGCCACTACGCTTACTTAAAAATTTCTGAAGGCTGCAACCATCGCTGCACCTTCTGCATTATCCCGTCTATGCGTGGCGATCTGGTGAGCCGTCCGATCGGCGAAGTGCTGGCGGAAGCCAAACGTCTGGCCGACGCAGGCGTGAAGGAACTGCTGGTGATTTCTCAGGATACCTCCGCCTATGGTGTAGACGTGAAACACCGCTCCGGTTTCCACAACGGCGAGCCGGTAAAAACCAGCATGGTTGGCCTGTGCGAACAGTTGTCTAAGCTGGGCATCTGGACGCGTCTGCACTACGTCTACCCTTACCCGCACGTTGACGACGTGATCCCGCTGATGGCGGAAGGCAAAATCCTGCCGTACCTTGATATTCCGCTGCAACACGCCAGCCCGCGTATTCTGAAACTGATGAAACGCCCTGGCTCCGTTGATCGCCAGCTGGCTCGCATCAAACAGTGGCGCGAAATCTGCCCGGACCTGACTCTGCGCTCCACCTTTATCGTCGGCTTCCCTGGTGAAACCGAAGAAGATTTCCAGATGCTGCTCGACTTCCTGAAAGAAGCTCGCCTGGACCGCGTAGGCTGTTTCAAATACAGCCCGGTAGAAGGCGCAACGGCTAACGAGCTGGCGGATCAGGTGCCGGAAGAGATCAAAGAAGCGCGCTGGAACCGCTTTATGCAGTTGCAGCAGCAGATCTCTGCTGAACGTCTACAGGAGAAAGTGGGCCGCGAAATTCTGGTCATTATCGACGAAGTGGACGAAGAAGGCGCGATTGGCCGCAGCATGGCGGATGCCCCTGAAATCGACGGCGCGGTCTACCTGAACGGTGAAACCAACGTCAAGCCGGGTGACATTATTCGCGTGAAGGTTGAAAACGCGGACGAGTATGATTTGTGGGGTAGCCGGGTTTAA
- the bssR gene encoding biofilm formation regulator BssR encodes MSVDRLKRDLLNKLINARIDLAAYLQLRKAKGYMSVSESEHLRDNLFELGNFMREKAPVLKAECAESELVALRRAAEVLSIAGVCLMTGRHDCPNFIAVNAEKLENCLTTLSLCIMCLNKQETLEQH; translated from the coding sequence ATGTCCGTTGACAGACTGAAACGCGATCTGCTTAACAAGCTGATCAACGCCCGAATCGACCTTGCCGCGTATCTGCAGTTGAGAAAGGCGAAAGGGTATATGTCAGTCAGCGAAAGCGAACATCTGCGTGATAATCTCTTTGAACTTGGCAACTTTATGCGTGAAAAAGCACCTGTTCTGAAAGCGGAATGCGCTGAAAGCGAGCTGGTTGCTCTGCGCCGCGCCGCTGAGGTGCTCTCCATTGCCGGGGTATGTCTGATGACCGGACGCCATGACTGCCCGAATTTTATTGCTGTCAACGCAGAGAAGCTCGAAAACTGCCTGACGACGCTCTCTCTATGCATCATGTGTCTGAACAAGCAGGAGACGCTTGAACAGCATTAA